AGCCCTTCGAGGAGGCCGCTCTCGACGAGATAGATCTGATGATCGACATCAACTTACGGGGCGTAATCATCGCGACACAGGCGGCGCTCGCGCATATGAAAGAAGGCGGCCGCATTGTCATGATCGGTTCTTGCGCCGGAGAACGGATGCCCACTCCGCGTATGGCGGTGTATTCGGCCACCAAGGGCGCGATCAAAATGTTCACCCAGGGGCTGTCCAGAGAAATAGGGGTCAAGGGAATCACGGTCAACAACGTTCAACCGGGTCTGATCGACACCGATCTGAATCCTGCCACCCAAAAGAACGCGCCGGCTAAAATCGCCAACACCGCATTGAAGCGATACGGACATGTTGAAGAAGTGGCGGCGATTGTCGCGTTCCTCGCCGGCCCGGAGTCCTCATACATCACCGGAGCGAGCTTCACGATTGACG
The DNA window shown above is from Phycisphaeraceae bacterium and carries:
- a CDS encoding 3-oxoacyl-ACP reductase FabG, which produces MANLIGKAALVTGGSRGIGAAIARRLSADGANVAITYAKSADAAASVIKDIESAGRKAIALQADARDAKAVKAAIEKTVATFGGLDVLVNNAGTAVAKPFEEAALDEIDLMIDINLRGVIIATQAALAHMKEGGRIVMIGSCAGERMPTPRMAVYSATKGAIKMFTQGLSREIGVKGITVNNVQPGLIDTDLNPATQKNAPAKIANTALKRYGHVEEVAAIVAFLAGPESSYITGASFTIDGGTNA